In Trichomycterus rosablanca isolate fTriRos1 chromosome 4, fTriRos1.hap1, whole genome shotgun sequence, one DNA window encodes the following:
- the htr5ab gene encoding 5-hydroxytryptamine (serotonin) receptor 5A, genome duplicate b has protein sequence MPHLNVSQLLSNFSSRAEPENLYRPFSVFSVLTLTLLAMLVVATFVWNLLVLVTILRVRTFHRVPHNLVASMAISDIMVAGLVMPLSLVRELYGRRWILGRALCQVWISCDVLCCTASIWNVTAIALDRYWSITRHLEYTLKTRKRISNVMIGLTWLLSSVISLSPLFGWGETYSEEELACQVSQEPSYTVFSTFGAFYLPLCVVLFVYWKIYKAAKFRIGSRKTNTIMPMAEIIEVKEAAEQPQLAFAVRHAAVSFQAEGETWREQKERRAALMVGILIGVFVLCWIPFFLTELITPLCSCQIPPVWKSVFLWLGYSNSFFNPLIYTAFNKNYNSAFRNLFIRQR, from the exons ATGCCTCATCTCAACGTCTCTCAGCTTCTCTCAAACTTCAGCAGCAGAGCAGAACCAGAAAACCTCTACCGGCCCTTCTCCGTCTTCAGCGTGCTCACCCTGACGCTGCTGGCCATGCTGGTGGTGGCCACCTTCGTGTGGAACCTGCTGGTTCTGGTGACCATCCTGAGGGTCCGAACCTTCCACCGCGTCCCTCACAACCTGGTGGCGTCCATGGCCATCTCGGACATCATGGTGGCGGGGCTGGTGATGCCGCTCAGCCTGGTCCGGGAGCTGTACGGGCGCCGGTGGATCCTCGGGAGGGCGCTGTGCCAGGTCTGGATCTCCTGCGACGTGCTGTGCTGCACGGCCAGCATCTGGAACGTGACCGCCATAGCGCTGGATCGATACTGGTCCATCACGCGGCACCTGGAGTACACGCTGAAGACCCGGAAACGGATCTCCAACGTGATGATCGGACTGACGTGGCTGCTCTCCTCGGTCATATCCCTGTCCCCTCTGTTCGGGTGGGGGGAGACGTATTCGGAGGAGGAGCTGGCGTGCCAGGTCAGCCAGGAGCCCTCGTACACCGTCTTCTCCACCTTCGGGGCCTTTTATTTACCCCTGTGTGTCGTGCTCTTCGTCTACTGGAAGATTTATAAAGCCGCCAAGTTCCGCATCGGATCTCGCAAGACCAACACCATCATGCCCATGGCCGAGATCATCGAG GTGAAGGAAGCGGCCGAGCAGCCTCAGCTAGCCTTCGCCGTGCGCCACGCCGCCGTGTCCTTCCAGGCCGAGGGCGAGACGTGGCGCGAGCAGAAGGAGCGGCGGGCGGCGCTGATGGTGGGCATCCTGATCGGCGTCTTCGTGCTGTGCTGGATCCCGTTCTTCCTGACCGAGCTGATCACGCCGCTCTGCTCCTGCCAGATCCCACCCGTCTGGAAGAGCGTCTTCCTGTGGCTGGGCTACTCCAACTCCTTCTTCAACCCGCTCATCTACACCGCCTTCAACAAGAACTACAACAGCGCCTTCAGGAACCTGTTCATCCGCCAGCGCTAA